A portion of the Francisella uliginis genome contains these proteins:
- a CDS encoding HlyD family type I secretion periplasmic adaptor subunit encodes MDNSQDNQEQKGSQQKKQLLKAKKLKEFWQNRKTLAEQRNAKTDSYSFLPGVLEVTDKPPHPLLKTILYCLIFLVVFVVVWAYFCKIDIITAGQGKIIPAGDVKTIQSSEKGTVINLNVENGQIVHKGDVLVVLESEYTQSDINKLKEDIEFYKLRISREQTLYKMIKSNKREQIPLDQVDYKPPEGVTDKLDIEQSKRLLWQEWESGIAKLMTLEATLSSKEQEKAISVNRTHQLGEMLKIIKEKLETYTKLYKKKAVARMEYLEYREKFLNTYYEYETEKGKDMKLDAEIAQARSNLQSYKSETYLKILETIRQDKKDLYTAEQELHKATTLNGKNTIKSPIDGIVHEMQIHTIGAVVTPAQVLMQIVPLDQKLEAEVYVKNEDIGYLKKGQTAEIKVNTFPFAEYGVLHGKVEGISGDAIEDERLGLVYKLIISLDNNTLHKGGEDYKIVPGMAVVAEVKTGTRRVLDFFTEPLTRGIDNSLRER; translated from the coding sequence ATGGATAATAGCCAAGATAATCAAGAGCAAAAAGGTTCTCAGCAAAAGAAGCAGTTACTTAAGGCTAAAAAATTAAAAGAGTTTTGGCAAAATCGTAAAACACTAGCAGAACAACGTAATGCAAAGACAGATTCATATAGCTTTTTGCCGGGAGTTCTGGAGGTTACAGATAAGCCTCCACATCCTCTGCTAAAAACAATATTATATTGTTTGATATTTTTAGTGGTGTTTGTCGTAGTTTGGGCATATTTTTGTAAGATAGATATTATCACAGCTGGTCAGGGTAAGATTATCCCCGCTGGAGATGTTAAGACAATCCAATCATCAGAAAAAGGTACTGTAATAAATTTAAATGTGGAAAATGGCCAGATAGTTCACAAGGGAGATGTATTGGTTGTATTAGAGTCTGAATACACTCAATCAGATATAAATAAACTTAAAGAAGATATAGAGTTTTATAAGCTAAGAATATCACGTGAGCAGACTTTGTATAAGATGATAAAAAGTAATAAGCGTGAGCAAATACCTCTAGATCAAGTCGACTACAAACCACCAGAAGGTGTAACTGATAAGCTAGATATTGAGCAGTCAAAACGCCTACTTTGGCAAGAGTGGGAGTCTGGTATAGCCAAACTAATGACACTAGAGGCAACACTCTCATCAAAAGAGCAAGAAAAAGCTATAAGTGTAAATAGGACTCATCAGCTAGGTGAGATGTTAAAGATAATCAAAGAAAAGTTAGAAACATACACAAAGTTATACAAGAAAAAAGCTGTGGCTCGAATGGAGTATCTTGAATATAGAGAAAAGTTTCTAAATACATATTATGAGTATGAGACTGAAAAGGGTAAAGATATGAAACTCGATGCAGAGATTGCCCAGGCAAGAAGTAATCTACAAAGCTATAAGTCTGAGACATATCTAAAGATATTAGAAACTATCCGTCAAGATAAAAAAGATCTTTATACAGCTGAGCAAGAGCTACATAAAGCTACGACTTTAAATGGTAAAAATACAATTAAATCGCCAATAGATGGTATAGTTCATGAGATGCAGATACATACTATAGGTGCAGTTGTAACACCTGCACAAGTATTAATGCAGATAGTGCCATTAGACCAAAAATTAGAAGCAGAAGTATATGTCAAAAATGAAGATATTGGTTATCTAAAAAAAGGTCAAACAGCGGAGATTAAGGTAAATACATTCCCTTTTGCAGAGTATGGAGTCTTGCATGGCAAAGTTGAGGGTATTTCTGGTGATGCTATAGAAGATGAAAGGTTAGGCTTGGTTTATAAGTTAATAATAAGTCTAGATAATAATACTCTTCACAAAGGCGGAGAAGACTACAAAATAGTGCCCGGTATGGCTGTAGTGGCAGAAGTTAAAACTGGTACAAGGCGAGTATTAGATTTTTTCACAGAGCCACTTACTCGAGGTATTGATAATAGTTTAAGAGAACGCTAA
- a CDS encoding type I secretion system permease/ATPase: protein MNTGIFSFCQIAAFNRIAIDAKQIQHEYGDTDGSISEVNLLRAIKANNFKAKAVKLKPKDINPRVLPIILQDNNGEYFILAGIQNNEYLVFQQESKELLKLSESDLAGVYNNRAILITYKDATKDSKESFNIKWFVPALWKYKHIFKDVLIASLFIQLFGLVTPFFFQVVMDKVIMHNGLTTLNTLAIVFFVVAIFEVLFGTIRTYLFSHTTSRVDVVLGSKLFSHLMKLPLSYFETRQVGQNVARVKELDSIRSFITSTALTLVIDLSFTFIFIAVLFLYSWQLTLIVLGTIPIYFILSVFITPILKHRLDKVFSTGAKNQSFLTESITGIQTVKASAIEPQMQRKWEDNLTEYVKASFRSQNLGNVAGNIAELVSKLTTIAIIFIGAHMVIAGKLTVGQLIAFNMLAARVTQPILKLVNLWQEFQQAGVSLKRLGDILNSPTESASKASKSALPTFEGNVSFKDVKFRYTADSKPILNGVSLDVKAGQSVGIVGRSGSGKSTLTKLIQRLYQPESGKVLVDGADLTTIDTVWLRQNIGVVLQESFMFNRSIRENIALTNPSASMDSVVAAAKYAGAHEFILELKDGYDTVIEEGGSNFSGGQKQRLSIARALMNNPKILIFDEATSALDYESEKVIQNNMAKISQGRTVFIIAHRLSTVQSCDRIVYMDQGVILEDGSHEELLAKNGHYASLYNSQHRGVANG from the coding sequence ATGAATACGGGAATATTTTCATTTTGTCAGATTGCTGCATTTAATAGAATTGCTATTGATGCTAAGCAAATTCAACATGAATATGGTGATACTGATGGTAGTATAAGTGAGGTTAATCTACTAAGAGCAATAAAAGCTAATAATTTTAAGGCTAAAGCAGTCAAACTTAAACCTAAAGATATTAACCCTCGAGTTTTGCCTATTATTTTACAGGATAATAATGGTGAATATTTTATTTTAGCGGGAATTCAAAATAATGAGTATTTAGTTTTCCAACAAGAAAGTAAAGAGTTGTTGAAACTATCTGAATCTGATTTGGCTGGAGTGTATAACAATAGAGCGATACTCATAACCTATAAAGACGCAACTAAAGACTCTAAAGAAAGCTTTAATATTAAATGGTTTGTACCAGCTTTATGGAAATATAAACATATTTTTAAAGATGTTTTGATTGCTTCTTTATTTATCCAATTATTTGGATTAGTTACACCATTTTTCTTTCAAGTGGTTATGGATAAAGTCATTATGCATAATGGCTTGACTACTTTGAATACTTTGGCAATAGTGTTTTTTGTGGTGGCTATATTTGAGGTTTTATTTGGTACAATTCGAACATATTTGTTTAGTCATACGACATCTAGAGTTGATGTTGTCTTGGGTTCAAAGTTATTTTCGCATCTGATGAAACTACCATTATCGTACTTCGAGACACGCCAAGTTGGACAAAATGTTGCAAGGGTTAAAGAATTAGATAGCATTCGTAGTTTTATCACAAGTACTGCTTTAACGTTAGTGATTGATCTATCTTTTACTTTTATATTTATTGCGGTACTATTTTTATATAGTTGGCAGCTGACGTTAATTGTACTGGGAACTATTCCAATATATTTTATATTATCTGTATTTATTACACCGATATTAAAACATAGACTGGATAAAGTCTTTTCAACAGGAGCAAAAAATCAGTCATTTCTAACTGAATCTATCACGGGTATTCAGACAGTTAAAGCCAGTGCAATAGAACCACAGATGCAGCGTAAATGGGAAGATAACCTTACAGAATATGTCAAAGCATCTTTTCGCTCGCAAAATTTAGGTAATGTAGCGGGAAATATTGCAGAGTTAGTGAGTAAGTTAACAACTATTGCAATTATATTTATTGGTGCGCATATGGTAATAGCTGGGAAGCTCACAGTAGGTCAGCTAATAGCTTTTAATATGCTTGCAGCGCGTGTAACACAGCCAATACTTAAACTAGTAAACCTATGGCAAGAGTTCCAACAAGCAGGAGTATCTCTAAAAAGGTTAGGAGATATTTTAAATTCACCAACGGAGTCTGCAAGTAAAGCAAGTAAAAGTGCTTTACCAACATTTGAAGGAAATGTTAGTTTTAAGGATGTTAAGTTTAGATATACTGCTGATAGTAAGCCGATATTAAATGGAGTCAGCTTAGATGTTAAAGCAGGTCAGTCAGTTGGAATAGTTGGTAGATCTGGGAGTGGTAAAAGTACACTGACTAAACTTATCCAAAGGTTGTATCAACCTGAATCTGGTAAAGTGCTTGTCGATGGAGCAGATTTGACGACTATTGATACAGTGTGGTTGCGTCAGAATATCGGTGTGGTACTACAAGAGAGCTTTATGTTTAATCGTTCGATCCGTGAAAATATAGCTCTAACAAATCCAAGTGCAAGTATGGATAGTGTAGTAGCAGCTGCAAAATATGCTGGTGCTCATGAGTTTATTCTAGAGCTTAAAGATGGTTATGATACAGTTATCGAAGAGGGGGGATCAAATTTCTCAGGAGGGCAAAAGCAAAGATTATCTATAGCTCGAGCCTTGATGAATAATCCAAAAATACTTATCTTTGATGAGGCAACCTCAGCCTTAGATTATGAATCTGAAAAAGTTATTCAGAACAATATGGCAAAGATATCCCAAGGAAGAACAGTTTTTATTATCGCGCATAGACTATCTACAGTCCAAAGTTGTGATCGTATTGTATATATGGATCAAGGAGTTATTTTAGAGGATGGCAGCCATGAAGAGCTTTTAGCAAAAAATGGTCATTATGCATCTTTGTATAATTCTCAGCATCGAGGAGTAGCAAATGGATAA